Proteins encoded within one genomic window of Cellulomonas xiejunii:
- a CDS encoding carboxymuconolactone decarboxylase family protein, whose amino-acid sequence MNGTPRVPPTRITGAYGALVRLASRRMLGHVPDSVGVLWHQPAVMKDAMHAGRRVEAWRELDPELATYAAMSAAATVGCEFCLDLHHFLAHRHGLDAAKVREVPRWRESSVFTPLERRVMEYAQAASLTPPAVTDALSAALLDDLGPAALVELAARVAFMNMSARMNIALGIRSEEFAAACGLAPLARPAGAPAAAARDR is encoded by the coding sequence ATGAACGGCACACCGCGCGTCCCCCCGACCCGGATCACCGGCGCGTACGGCGCGCTCGTCCGGCTCGCCTCCCGCCGGATGCTGGGCCATGTGCCCGACTCGGTCGGCGTGCTGTGGCACCAGCCCGCCGTCATGAAGGACGCCATGCATGCGGGACGCCGCGTCGAGGCCTGGCGCGAGCTCGACCCCGAGCTGGCGACCTACGCCGCGATGTCCGCCGCCGCGACCGTCGGCTGCGAGTTCTGCCTGGACCTGCACCACTTCCTGGCACACCGGCACGGGCTGGACGCCGCGAAGGTGCGCGAGGTGCCGCGGTGGCGGGAGTCGTCCGTGTTCACCCCGCTCGAGCGCCGGGTCATGGAGTACGCGCAGGCCGCGAGCCTGACCCCGCCCGCCGTGACCGACGCCCTGTCCGCGGCGCTGCTGGACGACCTCGGTCCTGCGGCGCTCGTCGAGCTCGCCGCCCGCGTCGCGTTCATGAACATGTCGGCGCGTATGAACATCGCGCTGGGGATCCGCTCCGAGGAGTTCGCCGCGGCGTGCGGCCTGGCGCCGCTCGCCCGTCCGGCCGGCGCCCCGGCCGCGGCCGCGAGGGACCGGTAG
- a CDS encoding class I SAM-dependent methyltransferase — translation MGLRQLAWRACYELLGARVRQPAWTFMNYGFARVDGATQSLVLDPADEPDRYGIGLYAHVLDGVAVAGADVLEVGSGRGGGASWVARSLEPRTTTGVDLAASAVALSRRDRRGPGLRFVQGDALALPFDDASFDVVLNVESSHCYPSLERFVAEVHRVLRPGGTFAWADFRGADDVAATRAQLRSSGLAPVREDDITAQVVHGLRLDDARRAALVRDWIPRPVQPLFRPFAGLDGTRTHDRFATGATRYLSAVLVRDP, via the coding sequence ATGGGACTGCGACAGCTCGCGTGGCGTGCGTGCTACGAGCTGCTCGGCGCCCGCGTCCGGCAGCCCGCGTGGACGTTCATGAACTACGGCTTCGCGCGCGTCGACGGTGCCACACAGTCGCTCGTCCTCGACCCCGCCGACGAGCCGGACCGGTACGGCATCGGGCTCTACGCCCACGTCCTGGACGGCGTGGCGGTCGCGGGCGCGGACGTCCTGGAGGTCGGGTCGGGGCGCGGCGGGGGAGCGTCGTGGGTGGCGCGGTCCCTGGAGCCGCGGACGACCACGGGCGTGGACCTGGCGGCCTCCGCGGTGGCGCTCAGCCGCCGGGACCGCCGCGGACCCGGCCTGCGGTTCGTCCAGGGCGACGCGCTCGCGCTGCCGTTCGACGACGCGTCGTTCGACGTCGTGCTCAACGTCGAGTCGTCGCACTGCTACCCGTCGCTGGAGCGGTTCGTCGCCGAGGTGCACCGGGTGCTGCGCCCGGGCGGCACGTTCGCGTGGGCGGACTTCCGCGGCGCGGACGACGTGGCGGCGACGCGCGCACAGCTGCGGTCCAGCGGGCTCGCGCCGGTGCGCGAGGACGACATCACGGCCCAGGTGGTGCACGGGCTGCGCCTGGACGACGCGCGGCGTGCCGCGCTCGTGCGGGACTGGATCCCGCGTCCGGTGCAGCCACTGTTCCGGCCCTTCGCCGGCCTCGACGGCACGCGCACCCACGACCGGTTCGCGACGGGCGCGACGCGCTACCTGTCGGCGGTCCTCGTCCGGGACCCGTGA
- a CDS encoding dihydrofolate reductase family protein: MATVISTLFISLDGIAEVSEDWHFPYFDEQMGAAVTEDYEDVDVLVLGRVTYDSFAGAWPDREAAGEDDAQFARQLGDVRKVVATRGDQELGWRNVERTADVVGTVRALRDDPAVGKVLLAGSLSVVRQLLDAGLLDELRLLVHPVAVRRGERLFTDAPTIRPFALLRHEATPRGVLRAIYAPADLPDGGSYEEAAEHLTQA; this comes from the coding sequence ATGGCGACCGTCATCTCCACCCTGTTCATCTCGCTCGACGGCATCGCCGAGGTCAGCGAGGACTGGCACTTCCCGTACTTCGACGAGCAGATGGGTGCGGCCGTCACGGAGGACTACGAGGACGTCGACGTGCTCGTCCTGGGGCGGGTCACGTACGACTCATTCGCCGGGGCGTGGCCCGACCGTGAGGCGGCCGGCGAGGACGACGCGCAGTTCGCGCGGCAGCTCGGCGACGTGCGCAAGGTCGTCGCGACCCGCGGCGACCAGGAGCTGGGGTGGCGCAACGTCGAGCGCACGGCCGACGTCGTCGGCACCGTCCGGGCCCTGCGGGACGACCCGGCCGTGGGCAAGGTGCTGCTCGCGGGCTCGCTGTCGGTGGTGCGGCAGCTCCTCGACGCGGGGCTCCTCGACGAGCTGCGCCTGCTGGTGCACCCGGTCGCGGTGCGCCGCGGCGAGCGGCTGTTCACCGACGCCCCGACGATCCGCCCGTTCGCGCTGCTGCGCCACGAGGCGACACCGCGCGGCGTGCTGCGCGCGATCTACGCACCGGCGGACCTGCCGGACGGCGGCAGCTACGAGGAGGCCGCCGAGCACCTCACGCAGGCGTGA
- a CDS encoding Pr6Pr family membrane protein → MTTSPVPGARLPAAVRALAGASVLVVLAASYAEQRAAGRGSVVDFLGYFTNLTSLLAGLLLVVLAVHAGRQVPLWLTLARGVATTCLVVVAVVYATLVPGEGGTTPWVSAVLHVAFPCAVMLDWLLLVDRPALPWRRLWLVLPYPVLWLVVAVVRGRTDGWVPYGFLLPGRGVPSLVLHVAGLVVVLLAAGALVWATGRTRGLRRPVAPAAV, encoded by the coding sequence GTGACGACGTCCCCGGTGCCCGGCGCCCGTCTGCCCGCGGCCGTCCGGGCCCTGGCCGGGGCATCCGTGCTCGTCGTCCTCGCCGCCTCGTACGCCGAGCAGCGCGCGGCGGGCCGCGGCAGCGTCGTCGACTTCCTCGGCTACTTCACGAACCTGACGAGCCTGCTCGCGGGCCTCCTGCTCGTGGTGCTGGCGGTCCACGCCGGCCGGCAGGTGCCCCTGTGGCTCACGCTCGCGCGGGGCGTGGCGACCACGTGCCTCGTCGTCGTCGCGGTCGTCTACGCCACCCTGGTGCCGGGCGAGGGCGGCACGACGCCGTGGGTGAGCGCGGTCCTGCACGTCGCGTTCCCGTGCGCCGTGATGCTCGACTGGCTGCTCCTCGTGGACCGCCCGGCGCTGCCGTGGCGGCGGCTGTGGCTCGTGCTGCCGTACCCGGTGCTGTGGCTGGTGGTCGCCGTGGTGCGAGGGCGCACCGACGGCTGGGTGCCGTACGGGTTCCTGCTCCCCGGCCGGGGCGTGCCGTCCCTGGTCCTGCACGTCGCCGGGCTGGTCGTCGTGCTGCTCGCCGCGGGCGCGCTCGTGTGGGCCACCGGCCGGACGCGCGGCCTCCGCCGCCCGGTGGCCCCCGCGGCCGTCTGA
- a CDS encoding pirin family protein, protein MTNLDPRPDEQVCVAGPAADVELVEPRDVPLGGPRAMTVRRTLPSRARSLVGPFCFADHYGPDDVAATGGMDVPPHPHTGLQTVTWLFEGSVLHRDALGSEQVVVPGQLNLMTAGRGICHSEEATPALFPDRPVLHGVQLWTVLPESARHGERAFDHVADVPTFTLDGAVFRVFMGALGPVASPARAYSPLVAAQVDVPAGTRVALPVDPTFEHGVLVDSGDLRFEGHDVARSWLAYAPPGRDVLVLEAGDAPVRAVLLGGVPFDEPVLMWWNFVGRTHDEVVEARAQWQAAVAGDAAGLGRFGEVHGYAGPPLPAPELPNVRMRPRER, encoded by the coding sequence GTGACCAACCTCGATCCGCGCCCGGACGAGCAGGTGTGCGTGGCCGGCCCCGCCGCGGACGTCGAGCTCGTCGAGCCGCGCGACGTGCCACTGGGCGGGCCAAGGGCGATGACGGTGCGCCGCACCCTGCCGTCGCGGGCGCGGTCGCTGGTGGGGCCGTTCTGCTTCGCTGACCACTACGGCCCGGACGACGTCGCGGCGACGGGCGGCATGGACGTGCCCCCGCACCCGCACACCGGGTTGCAGACCGTCACCTGGTTGTTCGAGGGCTCGGTGCTGCACCGCGACGCGCTCGGGTCCGAGCAGGTCGTCGTCCCGGGGCAGCTCAACCTCATGACGGCCGGGCGCGGCATCTGCCACAGCGAGGAGGCCACGCCGGCACTGTTCCCCGACCGGCCCGTGCTGCACGGCGTGCAGCTGTGGACGGTGCTGCCGGAGTCGGCACGGCACGGCGAGCGGGCGTTCGACCACGTCGCGGACGTCCCGACCTTCACGCTCGACGGTGCGGTGTTCCGGGTCTTCATGGGCGCGCTGGGCCCGGTCGCGTCACCGGCGCGGGCGTACTCACCGCTCGTCGCGGCGCAGGTCGACGTGCCCGCGGGTACGCGCGTGGCGCTCCCCGTGGACCCGACGTTCGAGCACGGCGTCCTGGTCGACTCGGGTGACCTGCGGTTCGAGGGCCACGACGTCGCCCGGTCGTGGCTCGCGTACGCGCCCCCGGGGCGTGACGTCCTGGTCCTCGAGGCCGGTGACGCGCCCGTGCGCGCTGTGCTCCTGGGCGGCGTGCCGTTCGACGAGCCCGTCCTCATGTGGTGGAACTTCGTCGGCCGGACGCACGACGAGGTCGTCGAGGCGCGCGCGCAGTGGCAGGCGGCCGTCGCGGGCGACGCCGCCGGGCTGGGCCGGTTCGGCGAGGTGCACGGCTACGCGGGACCGCCCCTGCCGGCCCCGGAGCTCCCGAACGTGCGCATGCGCCCTCGCGAGCGCTGA